AAGAAATGGCGGCAGAATAAGCCAAGCTTAACACTGACCGTTGAGAAGTATCGTTAATGAATAACAAAAGGGCATAAAGGAATATGTGTGAATTGCTAGGCATGAGCGCAAATGTGCCAACCGATATTTGTTTTAGTTTTACCGGTTTAATGCAGCGTGGGGGAAATACTAGCCCTCATCGTGATGGTTGGGGTATTACCTTTTATGAAGGTAAAGGCTTTCGTACATTTAAAGATCCAAACCCAAGCTGTCAATCGCGTATTGCTGAACTTGTCCAAGAATACCCAATAAAGAGTCGTGCAGTGGTGAGTCATATTCGCCAAGCCAACCGAGGGGCGGTGAATTTAGAAAACACCCATCCATTTACTCGCGAGTTATGGGGCAATTATTGGACTTTTGCGCATAATGGTCAGTTGACGGGTTATGAGAGCTTAAAGACGGGGCGACACCAAGCGGTAGGTGATACTGACAGTGAGATCGCTTTTTGTTGGTTATTGAATCAATTTGAAACGAAATTTCCAGTACTGCCAGATGATTTGAATCCTGTTTTTAGCTATTTTGCAGAGTGTTGTGATCAGTTACGTCAGCTCGGTGTTTACAATATGTTATTAAGTAATGGTGAGTACGTACTTACCTATTGTACCAATAACTTACATTGGATCACTCGTCGAGCGCCGTTTGGTAAAGCATCTCTTATTGATGAAGATGTCACGATTGATTTTCAGCAAGAAACGACACCTAAAGACGTGGTGACTGTGATTGCTACTCAGCCTTTAACCAATGATGAAAATTGGCACAAAATGGCAACAGGAGAATTTATTGTTTTCCATTTTGGTGAGCCAGTATTTAATCAGCTGGTGGTTGAAGACAAATAGCTGAGTCATTCAGTAATCGATATGACTGAAATGCGATAAGCAGAAAGAGAAAAGGCGATCATCAGATCGCCTTTTGTTTTTATTGGGCAGCGTAGCCTTGTGGGGGAAGGATTTCACCATCAAATACCGCTTTGCCATCGATCATAGTTAAGCGTTTTTCAGCTAACCACTGAGTCACAAGCGGATAAATTGCATGTTCTTGCTTTTGTACCCGAGCCGTCACTTCTTCAACGGTATCATTAGCAAAAATAGGGACTTTTGCTTGAAGAATAACAGGTCCACCATCGAGCTCTTCTGTAACAAAGTGCACGCTAGTACCATGTTCTGTATCGCCTGCATCTATCGCACGTTGATGGGTATTTAATCCTGGGTATTTTGGCAATAAAGAGGGGTGAATGTTTAACATTTTCCCTTTAAAGCGACGGACAAAATCACCGCTTAAAATACGCATAAAACCAGCAAGGATCACCACATCAGGGTTGAATTGCTCAATACGTTCAGCCAAAGCATCATCGTATTGTTCACGGTTGCCATATTGTTTAGGCGCGATATGTATCGCTTCAATATTGGCAGCACGTGCACGCTCTAATCCGTACGCATTCTCTTTATTTGAGATCACAGCAGTAATTTGACTGTTTTTAATTACGCCATTGCTGCATGCGTCAATAATCGCTTGAAGATTACTGCCGCTACCTGAAATAAGGACGACGATATTATTCATGGTATTACTTGATCTCAACTTGCTCTTCGCTCTCTGCAGCATTGGCAATTTCACCTAATAGCCATGCATTTTCGCCTTCAGCATTTAGGATATCAATAGCTTGTTGTGCTTGCGCTTGTGGTAGGGCAATCACTAAGCCTACACCACAGTTGAACGTGCGGTACATTTCGTAAGTTTCTACGTTACCTGCCGTTTGTAGCCAGTTGAAGATAGCAGGCCATTGCCAGCTATCACCATTAACAACAGCTTTTGTGCCTTTTGGTAGCACACGTGGGATATTTTCCCAGAAACCACCGCCAGTTATATGAGAAATCGCGTGAACATCACAGCTTTCCATCA
The sequence above is a segment of the Photobacterium leiognathi genome. Coding sequences within it:
- a CDS encoding class II glutamine amidotransferase yields the protein MCELLGMSANVPTDICFSFTGLMQRGGNTSPHRDGWGITFYEGKGFRTFKDPNPSCQSRIAELVQEYPIKSRAVVSHIRQANRGAVNLENTHPFTRELWGNYWTFAHNGQLTGYESLKTGRHQAVGDTDSEIAFCWLLNQFETKFPVLPDDLNPVFSYFAECCDQLRQLGVYNMLLSNGEYVLTYCTNNLHWITRRAPFGKASLIDEDVTIDFQQETTPKDVVTVIATQPLTNDENWHKMATGEFIVFHFGEPVFNQLVVEDK
- the purN gene encoding phosphoribosylglycinamide formyltransferase; protein product: MNNIVVLISGSGSNLQAIIDACSNGVIKNSQITAVISNKENAYGLERARAANIEAIHIAPKQYGNREQYDDALAERIEQFNPDVVILAGFMRILSGDFVRRFKGKMLNIHPSLLPKYPGLNTHQRAIDAGDTEHGTSVHFVTEELDGGPVILQAKVPIFANDTVEEVTARVQKQEHAIYPLVTQWLAEKRLTMIDGKAVFDGEILPPQGYAAQ